The genomic stretch TGTTGACCATTGATTGCTCTTCGCCTGACCATTGGGTGACTCTTGGATTGGTCTTGACCTGTGGTTGGTCCATCTTGACTTCGTTGATCATCGGTTGGTCTTCAGTTGACCATTGGGTGACCTTTGACCTTGGGTTGGGTTGGCTTTGAGTTGGAGTCGGCCGTTGATTGGTTGACCTTGACCTTGATCattggttggtttggggttgggcTTTGGGTGACCTTGACCTCACCTGAGTTTGGGTGGGCGTGGTCTTGACCGTGGGTTGGTCTTGACCTTGGGTTGGTCTTGACCGTGGGTTGGTCTTGACCGTGGGTTGGTCTTGACCTTGGGTTGGTCTTGACCTTGGGATGGTCGATCTTGGTTTTGTCGACCATTGGTCGGTGCTCTCTTGATCATTGGGTGACCTTGACCTTGGTTTGGGTTGGTCTTAACTTGATCTTGGACTGATCCTGACTTTGGGTTGATCAATGTTGACTCCTTTGGCCGTTGGTTGGTTTTCAGTTGACGGTTGGGTGACTCTTGGCTGGTCATGACCATCGCATGGTCAGTCTTGACTTGGTTGATCGTTGGTTGGGCTCCACTCGACGGTTGTGTGACCTTTGACCTTGGCTTGACCTTGGGTTGGCTTGGCTTTGGGTCGACCATTGATTGGTTGACCTTCACCTGACTGACCATTGGTTGGTCTTGGCTCGACCATTGGCTCGGTGTCCACTTGGGTTGGCCATGGGATTGGTCTTGACTTTGACCAACGGTTGTCCAGACTCGACGTGCGTCGGTCATGGGGTTGGTTTGGGCTTTGCTGACCATGGGTTGGGTTGACTTTTGAGTTCGGTTGAGTTGGGTTGACCTTAAATTTGGTTGACCTtgtgttgggttgggttgagttgggcAGGGTTGAccttgggttgggttgggttgacCTTGAATTGGGTTCACCTTGGGTTGACTCAAGTGTGGTTGACCTTGCTGCCGTTGGGTTGAGTTGACCTTTGGTTAatttttgggttgggttgggtttggttgactttgggttgggttgagttgaGTTTGGTTGACCTTAGGTTGGGTTTGGTTGACTTTGACTTGGGATGGGTTGACCTTGAGTTGGGTTTGCTTGACCTTGAGTTGGGTTTGGTTGACTTTGACTTGGGTTGAGTTTGGATGACCTTGAGTTtgattgggttgggttgggttgaccttgggttgggttgggttcACCCTGAGTTGCGTTTGGTTGTCTTTGAGTTGAGTTGGGTTGATCttgggttgagttgggtttGGTTGACTTTGACTTGGGTTGAGTTTGGATGACCTTGAGTTtgattgggttgggttgggttgaccttgggttgagttgggttgggttgaccttgagttgggttgggttgacTTGGTTTGACTTCCAGTTGGGTTGATCTTGAGTTTTGGGTTGACCTGGGGTGACCTTCGTTTGGCCCCTCCCCCACTCCCCTCCCGTTGGCCCCTCCCCCACGTGGGCGTGGCCAAACACTCCGGGCCCCTCCCCCGCTCCGCAAGTGCCTCAATAAACGGAATTCTGGGAAAACGCCCCGAAAacgaccccccccccccccccccccccccccccccccccccccccccccccccccccccccccccccccccccccccccccccccccccccccccccccccccccccccccccccccccccccccccccccccccccccccccccccccccccccccccccccccccccccccccccccccccccccccccccccccccccccccccccccccccccccccccccccccccccccccccccccccccccccccccccccccccccccccccccccccccccccccccccccccccccccccccccccccccccccccccccccccccccccccccccccccccccccccccccccccccccccccccccccccccccccccccccccccccccccccccccccccccccccccccccccccccccccccccccccccccccccccccccccccccccccccccccccccccccccccccccccccccccccccccccccccccccccccccccccccccccccccccccccccccccccccccccccccccccccccccccccccccccccccccccccccccccccccccccccccccccccccccccccccccccccccccccccccccccccccccccccccccccccccccccccccccccccccccccccccccccccccccccccccccccccccccccccccccccccccccccccccccccccccccccccccccccccccccccccccccccccccccccccccccccccccccccccccccccccccccccccccccccccccccccccccccccccccccccccccccccccccccccccccccccccccccccccccccccccccccccccccccccccccccccccccccccccccccccccccccccccccccccccccccccccccccccccccccccccccccccccccccccccccccccccccccccccccccccccccccccccccccccccccccccccccccccccccccccccccccccccccccccccccccccccccccccccccccccccccccccccccccccccccccccccccccccccccccccccccccccccccccccccccccccccccccccccccccccccccccccccccccccccccccccccccccccccccccccccccccccccccccccccccccccccccccccccccccccccccccccccccccccccccccccccccccccccccccccccccccccccccccccccccccccccccccccccccccccccccccccccccccccccccccccccccccccccccccccccccccccccccccccccccccccccccccccccccccccccccccccccccccccccccccccccccccccccccccccccccccccccccccccccccccccccccccccccccccccccccccccccccccccccccccccccccccccccccccccccccccccccccccccccccccccccccccccccccccccccccccccccccccccccccccccccccccccccccccccccccccccccccccccccccccccccccccccccccccccccccccccccccccccccccccccccccccccccccccccccccccccccccccccccccccccccccccccccccccccccccccccccccccccccccccccccccccccccccccccccccccccccccccccccccccccccccccccccccccccccccccccccccccccccccccccccccccccccccccccccccccccccccccccccccccccccccccccccccccccccccccccccccccccccccccccccccccccccccccccccccccccccccccccccccccccccccccccccccccccccccccccccccccccccccccccccccccccccccccccccccccccccccccccccccccccccccccccccccccccccccccccccccccccccccccccccccccccccccccccccccccccccccccccccccccccccccccccccccccccccccccccccccccccccccccccccccccccccccccccccccccccccccccccccccccccccccccccccccccccccccccccccccccccccccccccccccccccccccccccccccccccccccccccccccccccccccccccccccccccccccccccccccccccccccccccccccccccccccccccccccccccccccccccccccccccccccccccccccccccccccccccccccccccccccccccccccccccccccccccccccccccccccccccccccccccccccccccccccccccccccccccccccccccccccccccccccccccccccccccccccccccccccccccccccccccccccccccccccccccccccccccccccccccccccccccccccccccccccccccccccccccccccccccccccccccccccccccccccccccccccccccccccccccccccccccccccccccccccccccccccccccccccccccccccccccccccccccccccccccccccccccccccc from Ficedula albicollis isolate OC2 unplaced genomic scaffold, FicAlb1.5 N00721, whole genome shotgun sequence encodes the following:
- the LOC101820657 gene encoding uncharacterized protein LOC101820657, with amino-acid sequence MVSKAQTNPMTDARRVWTTVGQSQDQSHGQPKWTPSQWSSQDQPMVSQVKVNQSMVDPKPSQPKVKPRSKVTQPSSGAQPTINQVKTDHAMVMTSQESPNRQLKTNQRPKESTLINPKSGSVQDQVKTNPNQGQGHPMIKRAPTNGRQNQDRPSQGQDQPKVKTNPRSRPTHGQDHAHPNSGEVKVTQSPTPNQPMIKVKVNQSTANSNSKPTQPKVKGHPTVN